A section of the Phycodurus eques isolate BA_2022a chromosome 4, UOR_Pequ_1.1, whole genome shotgun sequence genome encodes:
- the taf12 gene encoding transcription initiation factor TFIID subunit 12, with product MANSTATAVKGIGAPAGPAGRSSPEGSQVLSKKKLQDLVREIDPNEQLDEDVEEMLLQIADDFIESVVTAACQLARHRKSNTLEVKDVQLHLERQWNMWIPGYGSDEIRPFKKACTTEAHKQRMALIRKTTKK from the exons ATGGCCAACAGCACAGCGACGGCAGTGAAGGGTATCGGAGCCCCTGCTGGCCCTGCAGGCAGAAGCAGCCCCGAAGGATCTCAG GTGCTGAGCAAGAAGAAGCTTCAGGACCTGGTGAGAGAAATAGACCCCAACGAGCAGCTGGACGAGGACGTAGAGGAG ATGCTTCTGCAGATTGCCGACGACTTCATCGAGAGCGTTGTCACGGCCGCTTGTCAGCTGGCACGCCACCGCAAGTCCAACACCCTGGAGGTCAAAGATGTCCAGTTACACCTCG AGCGTCAATGGAACATGTGGATCCCAGGTTACGGCTCAGATGAGATCCGGCCCTTTAAGAAGGCATGCACCACAGAGGCTCACAAACAG AGGATGGCCCTGATCCGCAAGACGACCAAAAAGTAG